Genomic DNA from Candidatus Dojkabacteria bacterium:
CTACCGGAAGTAGTATCCAGCATCGATTGCCAGATTCCATAATAGGAATTTCCATTAGCAGACGGATACATAAAAATCACCAAATCGTTTACCCCATCAAATGTCATGTCTTTAAGTTCAACCATGTCGTCGCTAAATATAAGGTCCATTGCATGATCAACAACTTGCGTATGTGCAAGTGTCCACGGAGTCGTATCGATAGCGGAAATAGGTCTAGTGTAAATTGTTAAAACGGCGTTAAAAATATCCCCTGAAGGATATGCAAATTCGTTAATTGGTAAAATTTGGACAGCAACATAATAATCGGCGTTAAGAGTTCCAACAAAAACAAATCCGGTTTCGTCGTAGTTAACAACTGGCGCTAGGTTACCATTTGTAACCCATGGTTGTTCTAAAAATTCCCTGGTTGTTTCTTGAAGCATTCGGTTAACCGTAGAGGTGTCAGTGGAATCCGTTTCTTGCGGGGAATCCGTTTCTTGTGTAGATAAATCAGTCGTGTCTTGGGATACACATTCTTCGCACTCATTGCACTGTTCACATTCCTCACACTGTTTGGGTATTAAAACTCCTATTACAAGTCCAACAGATATTAAAATCCCGGACAAACCCAAAACAACAAAAGGTTTTTTAACGTTTTTCAAGGAAAATTTTCTCATATTGGTCACAATATATCATATGGGATATGCAAGCTGCAATCCTTAAGAAACCTCCAGCCTTTGCCAAGGATTACAAGTACCTGTGCTACAATATACATGTACATAACTTGTAAGGATTCATTGTTATGCTTGATCCGCAAAAGATTTCAAAAATAGGCATAGGAACATATGGAATTGGCGGGCGGGGCCATAGAGACGTTGAATTAACCGAGAAGCAGGAAGACCGTAAATACATAGACGCAATTGCTTACACACTTAAACACGGTGCAAACTTTTCTGAAATTTCGGCAGGTTACGGTCATGGAAACTCACTCAGATTGTTTGCAAAAGGACTTAAAGCCTCATTGGTTAAGCGAGAGAATCTTTTTCTTACAAACTCCCTGTATCCAAGAGATTTGCCAAACATTGAAACACTCAAAGAAGATTTAAAGGCATTTTACGAAATCCTGGAAACTGATTATGCGGACTCAACACTTGTGACTTTGTCACTTTTAGTAAAGTTTGGTCACGAAAAAGTTTACGAAATGCTTCACGAATTCATAGATTCGGGGAAAACTCGATTTGTTAGTATTTCAAACGCAAGCCCTGACTCCATAGCTGCTTTCAAAAAGGAATTTGGTGACAAGGTCTTTGCACATGAAGGGCATATCAGCTTTGAGGTACGAGCAATGGCCGAAAAAGGTATATTTGATACGTGTAATACGCTTGGAATTACAAACATTATCTGGCGACCGCTTCACAGAAATGCTACGACACAGCGAAATTGGCCCCTGCTTTTAGAACTTTCTCAAAAATATGGGAAAACCCAAAATCAAATTATCCTAAACTGGATTTGTCATTTAGGGTTTCATCCTATGGTTATGTCGGCTAATCCTAAACATATCGACGAGAATCTTTCGGCTCCGGATTTTACAATGGAACTTTCGGATTACCAACGAATCAATAAATTTAGACCCCAAAACTATAACCCACCAAAAGTTGATTGGGAAAAAACAGGTAAAGGCGTGTCTATTGTAGAATTGGTAGTAGATTTTGATAAACATATCAAATTATAAATACGCTTGACAAAACCGGCCGCGGGACGTATTATGTACACAATTGTACATGATTCGTCCCGAAATGAATTATAAGGCACTTCTCCTAAAGCAAAAAAGAAAGATTTTCAAGACCGATGATTTCACGATTATTTGGAAAATTTCGAACAAGAACACGCTACTAACAACAATAAAGCGATACGTAAAAGACAAAACACTTCACAGAATAAGAAAGGGCCTCTATAGTGTAGTTCCATTAGCAGAGCTTGATCCATTTCTTGTCGGAACTTCGTATGTTAAAGGATTTTGCTACGTCAGCCTGCAAACAGTATTAGAGCTTCACGGGTTAATAAACCAGTTTTCCCAGAAAATAACACTTATAGGTAATAGATCAATTAATTTTTCCGTAAACAATACGCAATTCCTATGCAAAAAACTAAGCCCCAAATACTTAAATAATTCCGAAGGAATAAATCTCGAAGGTGAATATCCTATTGCCACAAGAGAGAGAGCAATTGCAGACATTCTATACTTTAATCCGAAATTCCATTTTGACAAAGATATCTCCAAGTATGAAAAAGAACTTAATCTTATAAAAAGTAATGTATATTCATGGAAGTAACAAGAAGGCAAGATATGCCTCATAAAATTGC
This window encodes:
- a CDS encoding aldo/keto reductase yields the protein MLDPQKISKIGIGTYGIGGRGHRDVELTEKQEDRKYIDAIAYTLKHGANFSEISAGYGHGNSLRLFAKGLKASLVKRENLFLTNSLYPRDLPNIETLKEDLKAFYEILETDYADSTLVTLSLLVKFGHEKVYEMLHEFIDSGKTRFVSISNASPDSIAAFKKEFGDKVFAHEGHISFEVRAMAEKGIFDTCNTLGITNIIWRPLHRNATTQRNWPLLLELSQKYGKTQNQIILNWICHLGFHPMVMSANPKHIDENLSAPDFTMELSDYQRINKFRPQNYNPPKVDWEKTGKGVSIVELVVDFDKHIKL